One Streptomyces sp. CNQ-509 DNA window includes the following coding sequences:
- a CDS encoding MFS transporter, which translates to MTRQLLPLALATFAVGTDSYVIAGLLPAIAADLGVSTPAAGQLVTVFALTMAVSAPVVGALTGGLDRRATLLIALGVFVAGNAATALAPGYGTAMAARVVTAVGAGVINSAASGTAAAIVPPERRGRALAFVLGGLTLATALGLPLGTLIGSADWRVTLWAVAGTGLVAAGGVAVGLPAVRLPPATLADRLRPLARGGRVPALLAVTTLAFLGTYTLYTYVAPALRDATDGDESLLTLVLLAWGIGVLAGNTAAGRLVDRRDPARVLTGPLALAVLALALTPLATRALIPALLWAAVWGAAVGFVVVPQQHRLVALGPAAAPVLLGLNSSALYAGMALGGGLGGLAQEWFGLSPAGLGPVAAGVTGVALLWHLGTSRTRTPRRVVQR; encoded by the coding sequence GTGACCAGACAGCTCCTGCCCCTCGCCCTCGCGACGTTCGCCGTCGGCACCGACAGCTACGTCATCGCCGGACTCCTCCCCGCCATCGCCGCCGACCTCGGGGTCTCCACCCCCGCGGCCGGCCAGCTCGTGACGGTCTTCGCGCTGACGATGGCCGTGTCCGCGCCGGTCGTCGGGGCGCTCACCGGCGGGCTCGACCGGCGTGCGACGCTGCTGATCGCGCTCGGCGTCTTCGTCGCCGGCAACGCCGCCACCGCCCTGGCCCCCGGCTACGGGACCGCCATGGCCGCCCGCGTCGTCACCGCCGTGGGTGCCGGTGTCATCAACTCCGCCGCCTCCGGCACCGCCGCCGCGATCGTGCCGCCCGAACGCCGCGGCCGGGCACTGGCGTTCGTGCTCGGCGGGCTGACGCTGGCGACCGCGCTCGGGCTGCCGCTCGGCACGCTGATCGGCAGCGCGGACTGGCGCGTCACGCTCTGGGCCGTCGCGGGGACCGGGCTGGTGGCGGCGGGCGGCGTCGCCGTCGGGCTGCCCGCCGTACGGCTGCCGCCCGCCACGCTCGCCGACCGGCTGCGGCCGCTCGCGCGGGGCGGGCGGGTGCCGGCGCTGCTGGCCGTGACGACGCTGGCCTTCCTCGGCACGTACACGCTCTACACCTACGTCGCCCCCGCCCTCCGCGACGCGACCGACGGGGACGAGTCGCTGCTGACGCTGGTCCTGCTGGCCTGGGGGATCGGTGTGCTGGCCGGGAACACGGCCGCCGGGCGGCTCGTCGACCGCCGCGACCCCGCGCGTGTCCTCACCGGACCGCTCGCCCTCGCGGTCCTCGCGCTCGCGCTCACCCCCCTCGCCACCCGCGCGCTCATACCCGCGCTGCTCTGGGCGGCGGTCTGGGGCGCGGCCGTGGGCTTCGTCGTCGTACCGCAGCAGCACCGGCTCGTCGCGCTCGGCCCGGCCGCCGCGCCGGTCCTGCTCGGGCTCAACTCCTCGGCGCTGTACGCAGGGATGGCGCTGGGCGGCGGTCTCGGCGGGCTGGCGCAGGAGTGGTTCGGGCTGAGCCCCGCGGGGCTGGGTCCCGTGGCCGCGGGGGTCACGGGCGTGGCACTGCTGTGGCATCTGGGTACGTCGCGGACGCGGACGCCGCGACGGGTTGTACAACGTTGA
- a CDS encoding helix-turn-helix transcriptional regulator — MREVSQPAAEAIRMVDVLRALADPVRLEVVLRLAATGEESCTAIGGDLDVHQTTMSHHYRVLREAGVTWTTVRGRTRLVRLRRDDLDSLFPGLLDSVLNGAAASDDAVTRR, encoded by the coding sequence ATGCGCGAGGTGTCCCAGCCCGCGGCCGAGGCGATCCGCATGGTGGACGTGCTGCGCGCGCTCGCCGACCCGGTGCGGCTGGAGGTCGTGCTAAGGCTCGCGGCGACGGGCGAGGAGAGCTGCACCGCCATCGGCGGCGATCTCGACGTCCACCAGACGACGATGTCCCACCACTACCGCGTGCTGCGGGAGGCGGGCGTGACCTGGACGACGGTCCGGGGCCGGACGAGACTGGTGCGGCTGCGGCGGGACGACCTGGACTCCCTGTTCCCGGGCCTGCTGGACTCGGTGCTGAACGGAGCAGCGGCTTCAGACGACGCCGTCACCCGCCGCTGA
- a CDS encoding GNAT family N-acetyltransferase, with the protein MEDVRVRLAAAADRAVLERLWLMCCHDMTEFGGQLPDPDGTFQSRTIRTALTGPGWIAYLLTLRGRPAGLALVEVLSGPTHVLSAFFVVRGVRRSGVGLRAVRQIVARHPGPWGVAFQDGNPAAGCFWRRVAAEVAGDAWVEERRPVADRPEVPPDVWISFNARA; encoded by the coding sequence ATGGAGGACGTACGGGTCCGTCTCGCGGCTGCCGCCGACCGGGCCGTCCTGGAAAGACTGTGGCTGATGTGCTGTCACGACATGACGGAGTTCGGCGGCCAACTGCCCGACCCCGACGGGACATTCCAGAGCCGAACGATCCGGACGGCGTTGACCGGCCCCGGCTGGATCGCCTACCTCCTGACGCTGCGCGGGCGTCCGGCCGGACTTGCGCTCGTGGAAGTCCTGTCCGGCCCGACGCACGTGCTGAGCGCGTTCTTCGTGGTGCGCGGGGTACGGAGATCGGGCGTCGGGCTGCGTGCCGTGCGGCAGATCGTGGCCCGCCACCCGGGGCCGTGGGGCGTCGCCTTCCAGGACGGCAACCCCGCCGCGGGCTGCTTCTGGCGCCGTGTCGCCGCCGAGGTCGCCGGCGATGCCTGGGTCGAGGAACGCAGGCCCGTGGCGGATCGGCCGGAGGTGCCGCCCGACGTCTGGATCTCGTTCAACGCCCGTGCGTGA
- a CDS encoding MvdC/MvdD family ATP grasp protein has translation MPPAPCGGAAVVVVTRLDDASADEVIAELNRRHVPVARLDPGDFPGHVTVNAEFGSHGLAGTLSTSSRRLDLSRVRSVYWRRPRPNSAPGTWPGRTPAGRSPRPGTGSAECWRLCPPPAT, from the coding sequence ATGCCGCCCGCGCCCTGCGGCGGTGCGGCGGTGGTGGTCGTCACCCGCCTCGACGACGCCAGCGCCGACGAGGTGATCGCGGAGTTGAACCGGCGGCACGTGCCGGTGGCTCGCCTGGACCCGGGCGACTTTCCCGGGCACGTGACCGTGAACGCCGAGTTCGGCAGTCACGGCCTGGCCGGCACGCTGTCCACCTCGAGCCGCCGGCTGGATCTGAGCCGCGTACGGTCCGTGTACTGGCGGCGCCCCCGCCCCAACTCCGCCCCCGGGACATGGCCGGGCAGGACGCCCGCTGGGCGGTCGCCCAGGCCCGGTACGGGCTCGGCGGAGTGCTGGCGGCTCTGCCCGCCACCCGCTACGTGA
- a CDS encoding DUF397 domain-containing protein: protein MNTSDLAWFKSSYSSPSGDNCIEVAVSWRKSTYSSTSSGDCVEVAACPSVVHVRDSKDKAGPRLAFTPDAWADFVAFARGL, encoded by the coding sequence ATGAACACCTCCGACCTGGCCTGGTTCAAGTCCAGCTACAGCAGTCCCTCAGGCGACAACTGCATCGAGGTCGCCGTCTCCTGGCGCAAGTCCACCTACAGCAGCACCAGTTCGGGCGACTGCGTCGAGGTCGCCGCCTGTCCCTCCGTCGTTCACGTGCGGGACTCCAAGGACAAGGCCGGCCCCCGGCTCGCCTTCACCCCCGACGCCTGGGCCGACTTCGTCGCCTTCGCCCGGGGGCTCTGA
- a CDS encoding transcriptional regulator, which produces MLHIEFTSADLNRLRSAGDVSPMWEVVLSLQALQTAHAALALDPWRRRVRGELAAAGLGETLGALQRLCPEAAYFPDFLTPSAGGGRTLDAELEQVLRTPKAQLRKEIGLLCAHGQPPRGVRRLADGDAGALRRLGDAVRRYYAVAVAPYREAIRSAAAADRPVRAEAALREGAEGLLASFAPEVTWRGDRLECVYPVSRGFALDGRPLTLIPSFFCTRRPVALADPELPPVLVYPLTPAPG; this is translated from the coding sequence ATGCTTCACATCGAGTTCACTTCTGCCGATCTCAACCGGCTGCGGTCGGCCGGGGACGTCAGTCCCATGTGGGAAGTCGTCCTCAGCTTGCAGGCGTTGCAGACCGCGCACGCCGCGCTCGCGCTGGATCCGTGGCGGCGGCGGGTGCGGGGCGAGCTGGCCGCCGCCGGGCTGGGGGAGACCCTCGGGGCGTTACAGCGGCTGTGTCCCGAGGCCGCGTACTTTCCGGACTTCCTGACTCCCAGCGCCGGGGGCGGCCGGACACTGGATGCCGAGCTGGAGCAGGTGCTGCGGACCCCGAAGGCCCAGTTGCGCAAGGAGATCGGGCTCCTCTGTGCCCATGGCCAACCACCCCGTGGTGTACGGCGGCTGGCCGACGGGGACGCCGGCGCGCTGCGGCGGCTCGGTGACGCGGTGCGGCGGTACTACGCGGTGGCCGTGGCCCCGTACCGGGAGGCGATCCGGTCGGCTGCCGCCGCCGATCGGCCCGTACGGGCCGAGGCCGCCCTGCGGGAGGGGGCGGAGGGGCTGCTGGCGAGCTTCGCCCCCGAGGTGACCTGGCGCGGGGACCGGCTGGAGTGTGTGTACCCGGTGAGCAGGGGATTCGCCCTCGACGGGCGGCCGTTGACGCTGATCCCGTCGTTCTTCTGCACCCGCAGGCCCGTCGCGCTCGCCGACCCCGAGCTGCCGCCCGTGCTCGTCTATCCGCTCACCCCCGCCCCCGGGTAG
- a CDS encoding cytochrome P450 produces the protein MCVADPETAVQVLRDNGRRYEEVTEFLRPRGGRLADPVTQVAVGRAARRVLRARLAGRENLFAQVVAGLGEDSRWPHAGHVMVHDALADVLLHPDSSPRLRHLMARCVRRHDVLIRSSNPLARVPQHLLRARLNRAVAEEVRIRRRADSATGALPAAPKDLLEAVRTATPADTDALEIAGAYVQLFRTSVAPVAHVVAWALLLAAHAGVDLAAVRPDRAVREALRLWPVAWLLTRTVRLPHEVAGAAVAPGETVAVCVYLLHRNEDVWPEASRFRPDRWAHATARGAYLPFGAGPRACTGGSIALDVATALVAALSHGSRLVVHGGSARPRVQGIITPPDFRLDRRATTASSAQAVVSSDDGR, from the coding sequence TTGTGCGTCGCCGATCCCGAGACCGCGGTGCAGGTGCTCCGGGACAATGGCCGGCGGTACGAGGAGGTCACCGAGTTTCTGCGGCCCCGCGGTGGGCGGCTTGCCGACCCCGTGACGCAGGTGGCCGTGGGGCGGGCGGCGCGGCGGGTGCTGCGGGCCCGACTAGCCGGCCGCGAGAACCTGTTCGCGCAGGTCGTCGCCGGGTTGGGCGAGGATTCAAGGTGGCCGCACGCGGGTCACGTGATGGTGCACGATGCCCTCGCCGACGTGCTGCTGCACCCGGACAGCAGCCCGCGGCTGCGTCATCTCATGGCACGCTGCGTCCGCCGGCACGACGTTCTGATCCGCTCGTCCAACCCCCTGGCCCGGGTGCCGCAGCACCTGCTGCGCGCGCGGCTGAACCGTGCGGTGGCCGAAGAGGTACGGATACGCCGGCGGGCGGATAGCGCCACCGGTGCACTCCCCGCGGCGCCGAAGGACCTGCTGGAGGCGGTCCGTACGGCGACGCCCGCGGACACCGACGCGCTGGAGATCGCCGGCGCATACGTCCAGTTGTTCCGCACCAGCGTGGCCCCCGTCGCCCATGTCGTCGCGTGGGCGCTGCTGCTCGCCGCCCACGCCGGGGTCGACCTCGCCGCCGTACGCCCGGACCGGGCCGTGCGCGAAGCCCTCCGCCTCTGGCCCGTCGCCTGGCTGCTCACCCGTACCGTACGGCTGCCCCACGAGGTGGCGGGCGCCGCGGTGGCGCCCGGGGAGACCGTCGCGGTCTGCGTGTACCTCCTGCACCGGAACGAGGACGTCTGGCCGGAGGCGAGCCGCTTCCGGCCCGACCGCTGGGCCCATGCCACCGCCCGCGGGGCGTACCTGCCCTTCGGCGCCGGGCCGCGCGCGTGCACGGGCGGCTCGATCGCCCTCGACGTGGCGACCGCCCTGGTGGCCGCCCTCTCCCACGGATCCCGTCTCGTCGTGCACGGCGGCTCGGCCCGGCCCCGGGTGCAGGGGATCATCACCCCGCCCGACTTCCGGCTGGACCGCCGGGCGACCACCGCGTCCTCCGCTCAGGCGGTCGTTTCGAGCGACGACGGGAGGTGA
- a CDS encoding HEAT repeat domain-containing protein → MEERFLTPGWPAAWDRALPGVLGLLADPDPEIRRAAAGIAGSCASPGEVLLPALLDRWRAEPDLVSRLDLVLALGEARTRAPAGDPYDEAGALLHGLLGSPEPQVRLAAVHALAAGDPGFG, encoded by the coding sequence GTGGAGGAACGCTTCCTGACGCCCGGCTGGCCGGCCGCGTGGGACCGGGCGCTGCCCGGCGTCCTCGGCCTGCTGGCCGACCCGGATCCGGAGATCCGCCGGGCCGCGGCCGGCATCGCGGGATCCTGCGCCAGTCCCGGCGAGGTCCTGCTGCCCGCGCTGCTGGACCGCTGGCGGGCGGAGCCCGACCTGGTGAGCCGCCTCGACCTGGTGCTGGCCCTCGGCGAGGCGCGTACGCGCGCGCCCGCCGGCGACCCGTACGACGAGGCCGGCGCCCTGCTGCACGGGCTGCTCGGCTCCCCGGAGCCGCAGGTGCGCCTCGCGGCCGTGCACGCGCTCGCGGCCGGCGACCCCGGGTTCGGGTGA
- the tgmA gene encoding putative ATP-grasp-modified RiPP codes for MPGETDIRPWGLTRMRPYPAAAVLPAVAVVLDPDTQTGRWIDVDGTPVPATDRHRRSETSRETSTLTSLDGNSDQGSDQEGDTD; via the coding sequence ATGCCTGGTGAGACCGATATCCGCCCGTGGGGCCTGACCCGCATGCGCCCGTACCCGGCCGCCGCCGTGCTGCCCGCGGTCGCGGTCGTGCTGGATCCGGACACGCAGACCGGCCGGTGGATCGACGTGGACGGTACGCCGGTTCCGGCGACGGACCGGCACAGGCGCTCGGAGACGTCCAGGGAGACGTCCACCCTGACGAGCCTCGACGGCAACTCGGACCAGGGCAGCGACCAGGAAGGAGACACCGACTGA
- a CDS encoding family 43 glycosylhydrolase: MTHAVRRLRRRRWPALAATLLAVAVPAGLGPAAADEAPATDSTAAAAERATAATAAAAPAAKPAAAGQFRNPVNTGADPTLVTHQGNYYVATTQGDAIRMWKSPSVATLLTASPHEVWRDSDPSRNQQIWAPGLLKDGGRWYLYYTASDGNDAAHRMYVLESEGNDPLGPYHFKAKVADSGNDRWAIDGEPFRHNGKLYFAWSGQRDDGVGNQLFVAPMSNPWTLSGGRVYLPADGNCPEVREGPTPLHNAAGRLYLTYSACDTGKPDYAIWAKSLAPGANPLDPAAWRQEPGPMFSRNNGAGVYGPGHHFFFKSPDGSQDWIAYHAKNTTTYTYSWRTTRVQKIGWTADGRPDLGTPVAAGATIDLPAGDPGPGTTAINDTDPQVTYTGNWNSGSGCAVQCFWGNDHWSAEPGATAAFRFTGTRLALLSVKDTGNGIAAISVDGGPEQRVDYYGSPRVGEQLQWVSPVLPRGEHTVRIRVTGEKNPSSGAAFVSVDRAEVYP; this comes from the coding sequence GTGACCCACGCCGTACGCAGACTCCGCCGCCGGCGCTGGCCGGCCCTGGCCGCGACGCTGCTCGCGGTCGCCGTGCCGGCCGGCCTCGGGCCGGCGGCCGCCGACGAAGCCCCGGCCACCGACAGCACCGCTGCCGCCGCCGAACGCGCCACGGCAGCCACGGCAGCCGCCGCCCCGGCAGCCAAACCCGCCGCCGCCGGCCAGTTCCGCAACCCCGTCAACACCGGCGCCGACCCCACCCTCGTCACCCACCAGGGCAACTACTACGTCGCCACCACCCAGGGCGACGCCATCCGCATGTGGAAGTCCCCCTCCGTCGCGACCCTCCTCACCGCCTCCCCGCACGAGGTCTGGCGCGACAGCGACCCCTCCCGCAACCAGCAGATCTGGGCGCCGGGACTCCTCAAGGACGGCGGCCGCTGGTACCTCTACTACACCGCCAGCGACGGCAACGACGCCGCCCACCGCATGTACGTGCTGGAGTCCGAGGGCAACGACCCGCTCGGCCCGTACCACTTCAAGGCCAAGGTCGCCGACTCCGGCAACGACCGCTGGGCCATCGACGGCGAGCCCTTCCGGCACAACGGCAAGCTCTACTTCGCGTGGAGCGGCCAGCGCGACGACGGCGTCGGCAACCAGCTCTTCGTCGCCCCCATGTCCAACCCCTGGACCCTCTCCGGCGGCCGCGTCTACCTCCCCGCGGACGGCAACTGCCCCGAGGTGCGCGAGGGCCCCACCCCGCTCCACAACGCGGCCGGCCGCCTCTACCTCACGTACTCCGCCTGCGACACCGGCAAGCCCGACTACGCGATCTGGGCCAAGTCCCTCGCCCCCGGCGCCAACCCGCTCGACCCCGCCGCCTGGCGGCAGGAGCCGGGCCCGATGTTCTCGCGCAACAACGGTGCGGGCGTCTACGGCCCCGGGCACCACTTCTTCTTCAAGTCACCGGACGGCAGCCAGGACTGGATCGCGTACCACGCGAAGAACACCACGACGTACACCTACAGTTGGCGCACCACCCGGGTGCAGAAGATCGGCTGGACCGCCGACGGCCGCCCCGACCTCGGCACCCCCGTGGCCGCGGGCGCGACCATCGACCTGCCGGCCGGCGACCCGGGCCCCGGCACCACGGCCATCAACGACACCGATCCGCAGGTGACGTACACCGGCAACTGGAACTCCGGCAGCGGCTGCGCCGTGCAGTGCTTCTGGGGCAACGACCACTGGAGCGCGGAGCCCGGCGCGACGGCGGCGTTCCGCTTCACCGGTACGCGGCTGGCGCTGCTGTCGGTCAAGGACACCGGCAACGGCATCGCCGCGATCTCCGTCGACGGCGGCCCGGAGCAGCGCGTCGACTACTACGGCAGCCCGCGCGTCGGCGAGCAGTTGCAGTGGGTGAGCCCGGTGCTGCCGCGCGGCGAGCACACGGTACGGATCCGGGTGACCGGCGAGAAGAACCCGAGTTCGGGCGCGGCGTTCGTCTCCGTCGACCGGGCGGAGGTCTACCCGTAG
- a CDS encoding helix-turn-helix transcriptional regulator translates to MAGDVTGTSGLGSEPEPSDSMRTFGAVVQALREHAGLSREQLGGHVRYSKHTVASIEGGRRMPPPDFVERAEPVLGDTGVLRRSVPHVVRRPGLARWFRAWAHLETDAISLYTYECRLIPGLLQTEVYARSSFMNQLPPMSDDRIEAQWEARAERQRLLRERTDTAFSFILEEHLFLRQIGGVEVTRDLIGHVLEVAELRNVEIQVMPLVREAHAGLHGPIVLLETPDNHWHAYNEGQESGQLISDSKVVSVLQKRYARMCAQALTPEDSVSLLQRIRGAL, encoded by the coding sequence ATGGCCGGGGATGTGACCGGGACGAGTGGGCTGGGGAGTGAGCCGGAGCCGTCGGACAGCATGCGGACCTTCGGTGCGGTGGTCCAAGCGCTGCGCGAACACGCGGGGTTGAGCCGGGAGCAGCTCGGGGGCCACGTGCGCTATTCGAAGCACACGGTGGCCTCGATCGAAGGCGGTCGCCGGATGCCACCGCCCGACTTCGTGGAGCGGGCCGAGCCCGTCCTCGGGGACACGGGTGTACTGCGGAGGTCGGTGCCCCATGTGGTGCGAAGGCCAGGGTTGGCGCGGTGGTTCCGGGCGTGGGCCCACCTGGAGACGGACGCGATCAGTCTCTATACGTACGAGTGCCGGCTAATTCCTGGGCTGTTGCAGACGGAGGTCTACGCACGGTCCTCGTTCATGAATCAGTTGCCGCCGATGAGTGACGATCGCATCGAGGCGCAGTGGGAAGCGCGTGCCGAGCGGCAGCGGTTGTTGCGTGAGCGGACCGACACCGCGTTCAGCTTCATCCTGGAAGAGCACCTGTTCCTGCGGCAGATTGGCGGCGTGGAAGTCACCCGCGACCTGATCGGCCATGTTCTGGAGGTGGCCGAGCTGCGGAATGTCGAGATCCAGGTCATGCCGCTGGTGAGAGAGGCGCACGCCGGGTTGCACGGCCCGATCGTGCTGCTGGAGACGCCGGACAACCACTGGCACGCTTACAACGAAGGTCAGGAGAGCGGGCAGTTGATCTCCGACTCGAAAGTTGTGAGTGTGCTCCAGAAGCGGTATGCCAGGATGTGCGCGCAGGCTCTCACCCCCGAGGATTCCGTGAGCCTGTTGCAGCGGATTCGAGGAGCGCTATGA
- a CDS encoding helix-turn-helix transcriptional regulator, with product MLEVLDRPMSTGRIADALYVAPASASRHAAVLREAGLVRSERRGHRVLHRRTDLGEALLSGG from the coding sequence GTGCTGGAAGTCCTCGACCGGCCCATGTCCACCGGCCGCATCGCCGACGCCCTGTACGTCGCGCCCGCCAGCGCCAGCCGGCACGCCGCCGTCCTGCGCGAGGCCGGGCTCGTACGGTCCGAGCGGCGCGGACACCGCGTGCTGCACCGGCGTACGGACCTGGGCGAGGCCCTGCTCAGCGGCGGGTGA
- a CDS encoding DinB family protein has product MATASRRRDTPPPRTGATEAETLRGFLDYLRTSIAAKVESAPEPQVRTAGVPSGTNLLGLLHHLAYVERATFLGERVTDWPSTFEAPAASTVVEIVADYREAVAGANRVLDDCTDLGAQVPRRGGKAPSVRWALTHMIEETGRHAGHADILREHIDGTTGR; this is encoded by the coding sequence ATGGCCACCGCATCCCGCCGCAGGGACACCCCGCCGCCCCGTACCGGAGCCACGGAGGCCGAGACGCTGCGCGGCTTCCTCGACTACCTGCGGACGTCGATCGCCGCGAAGGTCGAGTCCGCCCCGGAACCGCAGGTGCGGACGGCGGGAGTCCCGTCGGGTACGAACCTGCTGGGCCTGCTGCACCACCTCGCGTACGTCGAGCGCGCGACCTTCCTGGGCGAACGGGTCACCGACTGGCCGTCGACGTTCGAGGCCCCGGCGGCGTCGACCGTGGTGGAGATCGTCGCGGACTACCGCGAGGCGGTGGCGGGCGCGAACCGGGTGCTCGACGACTGCACGGACCTGGGCGCGCAAGTACCGCGGCGGGGCGGGAAGGCGCCGAGCGTACGGTGGGCGCTGACGCACATGATCGAGGAAACGGGCCGCCACGCGGGCCACGCGGACATCCTCCGCGAACACATCGACGGCACCACAGGCCG
- a CDS encoding ATP-binding protein, with amino-acid sequence MTALSTPHPAPPPVTVRMFSQRFSSTPLGARLARHLTIVQLHSWGVPQTATVWDAAAIVAELAANAVTHGRVPGRDFELRLSLLGQVVRIEVSDALGQRRPPGPEQVGAMPVPEGESGRGLLLVEELADRWEVLDRVPVGKTVRAELDLPG; translated from the coding sequence ATGACCGCACTCTCCACGCCGCACCCGGCACCCCCGCCCGTCACCGTACGTATGTTCAGCCAGCGCTTCAGCTCCACCCCGCTCGGGGCGCGGCTGGCGCGGCATCTCACGATCGTGCAGCTCCACTCCTGGGGTGTTCCGCAGACCGCCACCGTCTGGGACGCCGCCGCCATCGTCGCCGAGTTGGCGGCGAACGCCGTGACCCACGGCCGTGTGCCCGGGCGGGACTTCGAGCTGCGGCTCTCGCTCCTCGGGCAGGTCGTCCGGATCGAGGTCTCCGACGCCCTGGGGCAGCGGCGGCCGCCGGGGCCGGAGCAGGTGGGCGCGATGCCCGTACCGGAGGGGGAATCCGGGCGCGGGCTGCTGCTCGTCGAGGAACTGGCCGACCGGTGGGAGGTGCTGGACCGGGTGCCGGTCGGCAAGACGGTCCGCGCCGAACTCGACCTGCCCGGCTAG
- a CDS encoding HNH endonuclease family protein has translation MIRIRRLLPPLLAAASAVTVTFTAGCDTAEDRVDKPPADNAPASPGSPGGSGSPGAPGRGTSPLDNPDGTAPGLAPLTSAADREAALGVIGRLATESRGSGSGYDRDEFGYAWMDTATGVPLAGNGCDTRNDLLRRDGRDVRMESGDDCVVAAMELADPYAGKDIAFERGPSTSMDVQIDHVVPLSYAWQMGAATWAEEKREQLANDPLNLLAVDGDTNSSKGDSGPEEWLPPAEGIRCAYGVRFAQVAFKYEMPVTAADKETLRQQCGT, from the coding sequence GTGATACGAATACGCCGCCTGCTGCCGCCGCTCCTCGCCGCCGCCTCGGCCGTGACCGTGACCTTCACCGCGGGCTGCGACACCGCGGAGGACCGGGTGGACAAGCCACCCGCCGACAACGCCCCCGCGAGCCCCGGCAGTCCGGGCGGCTCCGGCAGCCCCGGCGCTCCCGGCCGCGGAACCTCCCCCCTCGACAACCCCGACGGCACCGCCCCCGGCCTGGCCCCCCTCACCTCCGCCGCCGACCGCGAGGCGGCCCTGGGCGTCATCGGCCGCCTGGCCACCGAGAGTCGCGGCTCCGGTTCCGGTTACGACCGCGACGAGTTCGGCTACGCCTGGATGGACACCGCGACCGGCGTGCCGCTGGCGGGCAACGGCTGCGACACCCGCAACGACCTGCTGCGCCGCGACGGCCGGGACGTCCGGATGGAGAGCGGCGACGACTGCGTGGTGGCGGCGATGGAGCTGGCGGACCCGTACGCCGGCAAGGACATAGCGTTCGAACGCGGCCCGTCCACCTCGATGGACGTGCAGATAGACCACGTGGTGCCGTTGTCGTACGCGTGGCAGATGGGCGCGGCGACGTGGGCGGAGGAGAAGCGGGAGCAGTTGGCGAACGACCCGCTGAACCTCCTCGCGGTCGACGGCGACACCAACTCCTCGAAGGGCGACTCGGGGCCGGAGGAGTGGCTGCCGCCGGCCGAGGGGATCCGCTGCGCGTACGGCGTACGGTTCGCGCAGGTCGCGTTCAAGTACGAGATGCCGGTGACGGCGGCTGACAAGGAGACGCTGCGGCAGCAGTGCGGGACGTGA